The proteins below come from a single Saccharophagus degradans 2-40 genomic window:
- the dnaK gene encoding molecular chaperone DnaK, which translates to MGKIIGIDLGTTNSCVSILEGNKAKVIENSEGDRTTPSIVAFTEDGEILVGQSAKRQAVTNPQNTLFAVKRLIGRKFTDDVVQKDISMVPYKIIAADNGDAWVEVKGDKKAPPQISAEVLKKMKKTAEDYLGETVTEAVITVPAYFNDSQRQATKDAGKIAGLDVKRIINEPTAAALAYGMDKSKGDSTIAVYDLGGGTFDISIIEIADVDGEHQFEVLSTNGDTFLGGEDFDLRLIEYLAEEFKKTNGIDLHNDPLALQRLKEAAEKAKIELSSSQQTEVNLPYITADATGPKHLVVKLSRAKLESLVEELVNRSLEPLKMAIKDAGVSVSDIDDVILVGGQTRMPMVQAAVAKFFGKEPRKDVNPDEAVAMGAAIQGAVLSGDVKDVLLLDVTPLSLGIETMGGVATPLIEKNTTIPTKKSQVFSTADDNQTAVTIHVVQGERKQASQNKSLGRFDLADIPPAPRGMPQIEVTFDIDANGILNVSAKDKATGKEQSIVIKASSGLSDDEIEKMVQDAEANADADRKFEEVVTARNTLEGLIHATKKTLEEAGDKATADEKSAIESAIAEAEEAAKGEDKDAMEAATKKLTEASSSLAQKLYAEQGAAGAGAAGAADAAADQPADDGAVDAEFEEVKEDDGK; encoded by the coding sequence ATGGGTAAAATTATTGGTATAGATTTGGGTACAACTAACTCGTGTGTATCCATCTTAGAAGGTAACAAAGCAAAAGTAATTGAGAACTCTGAAGGTGACCGCACTACACCTTCTATTGTTGCATTTACTGAAGACGGCGAAATTCTAGTAGGTCAGAGCGCTAAGCGTCAGGCTGTTACTAACCCGCAAAACACCTTGTTTGCCGTTAAGCGTTTGATCGGTCGTAAGTTTACCGACGACGTTGTACAAAAAGATATTTCCATGGTGCCGTACAAAATTATCGCGGCAGATAATGGCGATGCATGGGTAGAAGTGAAAGGCGACAAAAAAGCACCGCCTCAAATTTCTGCTGAAGTATTGAAAAAAATGAAGAAAACCGCTGAAGATTACTTGGGCGAAACCGTTACCGAAGCGGTTATTACGGTACCTGCGTACTTCAACGACTCTCAGCGTCAAGCAACTAAAGACGCCGGTAAAATTGCTGGTTTAGACGTTAAGCGTATTATTAACGAGCCTACAGCAGCGGCACTGGCTTACGGTATGGATAAATCCAAAGGCGACAGCACTATTGCTGTATACGACCTAGGTGGTGGTACTTTCGATATTTCTATCATCGAAATTGCCGATGTAGATGGCGAGCACCAGTTCGAAGTACTTTCTACTAACGGTGATACTTTCCTTGGTGGTGAAGATTTCGATTTGCGCTTAATTGAATACTTGGCAGAAGAGTTTAAGAAAACAAACGGTATCGATTTACACAACGATCCGCTTGCATTGCAACGCTTAAAAGAAGCGGCAGAGAAAGCCAAAATCGAGCTTTCTTCTAGCCAGCAAACAGAAGTTAACTTGCCATACATTACTGCCGATGCCACTGGCCCTAAACACTTAGTAGTGAAGCTTTCGCGCGCTAAGTTAGAGTCTTTGGTTGAAGAGCTTGTAAACCGTTCTTTAGAGCCGTTAAAAATGGCTATTAAAGACGCTGGCGTTTCTGTAAGCGACATCGACGACGTAATTTTGGTGGGTGGTCAAACCCGTATGCCAATGGTGCAGGCTGCTGTTGCCAAGTTCTTTGGTAAAGAGCCACGTAAAGATGTAAACCCAGATGAAGCAGTAGCAATGGGTGCAGCTATTCAAGGTGCGGTACTTTCTGGTGACGTTAAAGACGTATTGTTGCTAGACGTAACCCCATTAAGCTTGGGTATCGAAACCATGGGCGGTGTAGCAACGCCATTAATCGAGAAGAATACGACTATCCCGACTAAAAAGTCGCAAGTATTCTCTACTGCAGACGACAACCAAACAGCTGTAACTATTCACGTAGTACAGGGTGAGCGTAAGCAAGCGTCGCAGAATAAATCGTTAGGTCGTTTCGACTTGGCGGACATTCCTCCTGCACCACGCGGCATGCCACAAATCGAAGTTACTTTCGATATTGATGCCAACGGTATCTTGAATGTGTCTGCTAAAGATAAGGCTACAGGTAAAGAGCAATCTATCGTTATTAAGGCTTCTTCTGGCTTAAGCGATGATGAAATCGAAAAAATGGTGCAGGACGCAGAAGCTAACGCCGATGCGGACCGCAAGTTCGAAGAAGTTGTGACTGCGAGAAACACGCTGGAAGGGCTTATTCATGCAACCAAGAAAACGCTTGAAGAGGCGGGTGATAAGGCGACGGCAGACGAAAAATCTGCAATCGAAAGCGCAATTGCAGAAGCCGAAGAAGCAGCTAAAGGCGAAGATAAAGATGCGATGGAAGCGGCTACTAAAAAGCTAACTGAAGCATCTAGCTCTCTTGCTCAAAAACTGTATGCAGAGCAAGGCGCTGCGGGTGCAGGTGCAGCAGGCGCTGCTGATGCCGCCGCAGATCAGCCAGCAGACGATGGCGCAGTTGACGCTGAGTTTGAAGAAGTAAAAGAAGACGACGGCAAGTAA
- the grpE gene encoding nucleotide exchange factor GrpE has product MTNHEQDQQDNSELLDDDQVTLESQQAADSGAEAPASDDVAALQAEIARLNEELQTTKENALRAAAEAQNARRRAEQDVEKAHKFGLEKFVGDILPVADNLERAIDAAKAEGADLGVVVEGVELTLKTLVDGLKRHKVEQIDPQGEPFDPQLHQAMTMIEQPDVEPNTVINVFQRGYTLHGRLVRPAMVVVSKA; this is encoded by the coding sequence GTGACTAATCACGAACAAGATCAACAAGATAATTCGGAACTGCTTGATGATGATCAGGTAACCCTAGAGTCGCAGCAGGCTGCAGACTCCGGCGCAGAAGCTCCTGCTTCAGACGACGTTGCGGCACTACAAGCCGAAATAGCGCGTTTGAATGAAGAGTTGCAAACCACTAAAGAAAACGCCTTGCGCGCTGCCGCCGAAGCGCAAAACGCGCGTCGCAGAGCCGAGCAAGATGTAGAAAAGGCCCATAAATTTGGTTTAGAAAAGTTTGTTGGCGACATTTTACCTGTTGCAGACAACCTAGAGCGCGCAATCGACGCAGCTAAAGCTGAAGGTGCCGATTTAGGTGTGGTGGTAGAAGGTGTTGAGCTAACGCTTAAAACTTTAGTAGATGGTTTGAAGCGCCATAAGGTTGAGCAAATAGACCCTCAAGGCGAGCCCTTTGACCCGCAATTGCATCAGGCTATGACAATGATCGAGCAGCCAGATGTAGAACCCAACACCGTAATCAATGTATTCCAGCGTGGCTACACCCTGCACGGTCGTTTGGTGCGCCCAGCTATGGTGGTGGTATCTAAAGCGTAA
- a CDS encoding DUF502 domain-containing protein — MKFLANIFLKGLLVVLPLVITFGLLFWLFNGAEQMLRIPLQAVLPSGWYVPGMGVISAFGLIFVCGILVQNYFTKHLFALLEWVLGNIPVVKTLYGSARDLMHFAIGNKEKDMQKVVCVTFQPGVRLIGFVTNENATLNTETGLLAVYFPMSLQMGGYLAYVDKDKCEWLDIPVDKAMQQVLTADMTAKNTK; from the coding sequence ATGAAATTCTTGGCCAATATTTTTCTTAAGGGCCTGCTCGTTGTTTTGCCTCTTGTTATTACCTTTGGTTTACTGTTTTGGCTGTTTAACGGCGCCGAGCAAATGCTGCGCATACCGCTGCAAGCTGTACTGCCCAGCGGGTGGTATGTACCGGGCATGGGGGTGATATCGGCATTTGGTTTGATTTTTGTTTGCGGCATTCTTGTTCAAAACTACTTTACTAAGCACTTGTTTGCACTGTTGGAATGGGTGCTTGGCAATATACCTGTTGTAAAAACGCTTTACGGCAGCGCGCGCGACCTGATGCATTTTGCTATAGGCAACAAAGAAAAAGACATGCAAAAGGTGGTGTGTGTCACTTTTCAGCCCGGTGTGCGCCTAATTGGCTTTGTTACCAACGAAAACGCAACGCTTAATACTGAAACCGGCTTGCTCGCGGTATACTTTCCAATGAGCTTGCAAATGGGCGGCTATTTAGCATACGTGGATAAAGACAAGTGTGAATGGTTGGATATCCCAGTAGATAAGGCTATGCAGCAGGTGCTAACCGCTGATATGA
- the dnaJ gene encoding molecular chaperone DnaJ has product MSKRDYYEVLGVSKDVSPQELKKAYRKVAMKYHPDRNSDDPNSEDKFKEASEAYEVLSDAQKRAAYDQYGHAGVDGNAGMGGGAGAGNFSDIFGDVFGDIFGGGGGRRRGGPSRGSDLRYTLDLSLEDAVKGTTVKIRVPTLVSCKPCGGSGAKPGTSPQTCTTCGGHGQVRMQQGFFSVQQTCPNCRGQGKMITDPCKECHGHGRVEETKTLSVKVPPGVDTGDRIRLAGEGEAGADGGPAGDLYVQVDVQDHAFFQREGRNLYCEVPISLFDACLGGELEVPTLDGRVKLKIPAETQTGKLFRLRGKGVTPVRGGAAGDLMCRVIIETPVNLTKKQKELLEELKASMKGEKNSPKQESWFEGMKNFFGDLKM; this is encoded by the coding sequence ATGTCTAAACGCGATTACTACGAAGTGCTGGGCGTCTCTAAAGATGTGAGTCCGCAAGAGTTAAAGAAAGCTTACCGCAAGGTGGCTATGAAGTATCACCCGGATCGCAACTCGGATGATCCCAACTCTGAAGATAAATTCAAAGAGGCAAGTGAAGCCTACGAAGTGCTTTCTGATGCGCAAAAACGTGCAGCTTATGATCAATATGGTCATGCAGGCGTAGACGGTAATGCAGGCATGGGCGGCGGCGCTGGTGCAGGGAATTTCTCAGATATATTTGGCGATGTATTCGGCGATATATTCGGTGGCGGCGGTGGCCGTCGTCGCGGTGGGCCATCGCGCGGCTCCGATTTGCGTTACACCTTAGATTTAAGCTTAGAAGATGCCGTAAAGGGTACAACGGTTAAAATCCGCGTGCCCACTTTGGTTAGTTGTAAGCCCTGTGGTGGCTCGGGTGCCAAACCCGGTACTAGCCCGCAAACATGTACTACCTGTGGTGGTCATGGGCAGGTGCGTATGCAACAAGGCTTCTTCTCGGTACAACAAACATGCCCTAACTGTCGCGGTCAGGGCAAAATGATTACCGACCCGTGTAAAGAGTGTCACGGTCACGGTCGCGTTGAAGAAACTAAGACCCTTTCTGTTAAGGTGCCACCCGGTGTGGATACCGGCGATAGAATACGTTTGGCAGGTGAAGGCGAAGCGGGTGCCGATGGCGGCCCAGCAGGTGATTTATATGTACAGGTAGACGTGCAAGATCACGCATTCTTCCAGCGCGAAGGGCGCAACTTGTATTGTGAAGTGCCCATTAGCCTTTTCGATGCCTGTTTAGGTGGTGAGCTAGAAGTGCCCACGCTAGACGGTCGCGTTAAACTTAAAATTCCGGCAGAAACTCAAACCGGCAAGTTATTCCGTTTACGCGGTAAAGGGGTAACACCTGTACGCGGCGGCGCAGCAGGGGATTTGATGTGCCGAGTAATTATAGAAACACCGGTTAACCTCACTAAAAAGCAAAAAGAGTTACTGGAAGAGCTTAAAGCCAGCATGAAAGGTGAAAAAAATTCGCCCAAGCAAGAGAGTTGGTTTGAAGGTATGAAAAACTTTTTTGGTGATTTGAAAATGTAA
- the fur gene encoding ferric iron uptake transcriptional regulator, giving the protein MAIENQELRKAGLKVTLPRVKILQIMENSQDRHLSAEDVYKALLEAGEDVGLATVYRVLTQFESAGLVERHNFDGGHSVFELDRGDHHDHMVCVESGKVIEFHNERIEQLQEEIAAEHGYEISGHSLVLYVKPKK; this is encoded by the coding sequence ATGGCGATAGAAAATCAAGAGTTGAGAAAAGCCGGCCTCAAAGTCACCCTTCCGAGGGTTAAGATTCTGCAAATCATGGAAAATTCCCAAGATAGACATTTAAGTGCAGAAGATGTGTATAAAGCCCTGTTGGAAGCTGGTGAAGATGTTGGTTTGGCCACCGTATATCGCGTGTTAACCCAATTTGAGAGTGCGGGATTGGTAGAACGTCATAATTTTGATGGCGGCCATTCGGTGTTTGAGCTGGATAGAGGTGATCACCACGATCATATGGTGTGTGTTGAATCTGGCAAAGTCATTGAGTTCCACAACGAGCGTATTGAACAGCTGCAAGAAGAAATTGCTGCAGAGCATGGCTACGAAATTAGCGGCCACAGCTTGGTGCTTTACGTAAAACCTAAAAAGTAA
- the recN gene encoding DNA repair protein RecN, whose translation MLTHLHISDFTLVDTLDLELQPGLTTVTGETGAGKSITLDALALALGDRADADKVRPGAKKADIHASFCLKALPFARKQLEEQDLDQGDECILRRVVTSEGRSRAYINGHTVTLQQLRSFGESLIDIHSQHEHQSLLKTSTHRRLLDDFGGNENLVKQIKAAFNQWHTANQTLEQVRNNSEEINARFQLLRYQVEELDQLDLQEGELEALEEEQKTLANSEEIQQGCQQVSALCSDDEQGLNAALHQAIHILSKLPGKSKHLEEAESLFRSASIHVEEAQREIDHHTDSIEDDASRLPEVEARLTVIYDIARKHRIQPEELIALHQSLADELASLRSGDDQLEALEQEAAQTKAEFDTYAAKLSEKRAQAAKKLSTQVNKKLKQLAMENALFDISLPAATTKPNRHGNEEVEFLISTHPGQAPKALSKIASGGELSRISLAIQVVTAQTSTTPTMVFDEVDVGIGGPTGDIVGQLLRELGEKGQVICVTHLAQVASKAHQHLYVSKSVSKKDVKSDVSYLSQEQKIAELARMMGGDTASAQSLAHAKEMLEQAVPAS comes from the coding sequence ATGCTTACCCACCTGCATATCAGTGACTTCACCCTTGTTGATACGCTCGATCTTGAACTGCAACCAGGCCTTACCACCGTTACCGGCGAGACCGGCGCGGGTAAATCTATCACCCTAGACGCCCTTGCCTTGGCCCTTGGCGACCGAGCCGACGCAGATAAAGTGCGCCCCGGCGCTAAAAAAGCCGATATACACGCAAGCTTTTGCTTAAAGGCCCTACCCTTTGCTCGCAAGCAACTCGAAGAGCAAGACCTAGACCAAGGCGACGAATGTATATTGCGACGTGTCGTTACCTCCGAAGGCAGGTCACGCGCCTACATAAATGGCCACACGGTTACTCTGCAGCAGCTGCGCAGCTTTGGCGAAAGCCTTATTGATATTCACAGCCAGCACGAACACCAATCGCTGCTAAAAACCAGCACCCACCGCCGCTTATTGGACGATTTTGGTGGCAATGAAAATTTGGTTAAGCAAATAAAAGCCGCTTTTAACCAATGGCACACAGCCAATCAAACCCTTGAACAGGTGCGCAACAACAGCGAAGAAATTAACGCGCGCTTTCAATTACTGCGCTACCAAGTAGAAGAGCTAGACCAATTAGATTTACAAGAGGGCGAGCTTGAGGCACTCGAAGAAGAACAGAAAACGCTCGCTAACTCAGAAGAAATTCAACAGGGCTGCCAACAAGTTAGCGCACTGTGCAGTGACGATGAACAAGGCTTAAACGCGGCCTTACACCAAGCTATACACATACTAAGTAAACTGCCGGGCAAGTCTAAGCATTTAGAAGAAGCCGAAAGCTTGTTTCGCAGTGCAAGCATCCACGTAGAGGAAGCCCAACGCGAAATAGACCACCACACCGACAGCATAGAAGACGATGCATCGCGCCTGCCTGAAGTAGAAGCGCGCTTGACGGTAATATACGACATAGCCCGCAAACACCGCATACAGCCAGAAGAACTTATTGCACTACACCAGTCACTAGCTGACGAACTTGCCAGCCTGCGCAGCGGTGACGACCAATTAGAAGCGCTTGAGCAAGAAGCCGCCCAAACCAAGGCAGAATTCGATACCTACGCAGCTAAGCTCAGCGAAAAGCGCGCGCAAGCAGCAAAGAAACTAAGCACCCAAGTAAACAAAAAACTTAAGCAGCTAGCAATGGAAAACGCCCTCTTCGATATCTCGCTGCCTGCGGCCACCACCAAACCTAATCGCCACGGCAACGAAGAGGTAGAGTTTCTTATTTCTACACACCCAGGCCAAGCACCCAAAGCACTCAGCAAAATTGCATCCGGCGGTGAGCTTTCACGCATAAGCTTAGCCATACAAGTTGTTACCGCACAAACCTCCACCACCCCCACTATGGTATTCGATGAGGTGGATGTGGGTATTGGCGGCCCCACGGGCGACATAGTTGGCCAGTTGTTGCGAGAATTAGGCGAAAAAGGCCAAGTTATTTGCGTTACTCACCTTGCCCAAGTGGCGAGTAAGGCCCACCAACACTTATATGTGAGCAAATCGGTAAGCAAAAAAGACGTGAAATCTGACGTTAGCTACTTAAGCCAAGAGCAAAAAATTGCCGAGCTTGCACGCATGATGGGTGGCGACACTGCGTCTGCACAATCGCTTGCACACGCTAAAGAGATGTTAGAACAAGCCGTGCCAGCTAGCTAA